One Mus pahari chromosome 10, PAHARI_EIJ_v1.1, whole genome shotgun sequence genomic window, TGAATAGTGAAAATGGGGGAAATGCACCAAAACAAGAGACGTCCATCAAGGGACACACTGACACctaaatcaaatttaaaagaaaaagaaaaaaaatgaacgaaaaagaaaaaagagaagaagggagggattGTGTAAAATCAAAAGCAACCTGAACTGTAAACACCCAACaagatctctctcttctcttgcagAGTCCCAGAACCAGAAGCCTAGAGGTCTGCCTGGTTCTCTTCCTCCGGCTACAAACCCAGATCAAAGCTCTCGAGAGGTTTCTTCCAATCCCAGGAAACAGGCAAGACAGCAGCCGGACACCTCTCAACCAAGCAGTTTCCTGCCAACAGCCACTCTCCCTCCTGGTCTAGAGTATTTAAGCCAGGTTTGCGTGATTTCCCTTTCTACACAGGTGTTTTCTTCACAAGCGAGTCAAACTCAGTTTCTTGTTTTTCAACTAATAATTTAATGGAACACAAAATGCGTGAATATCGTGAAGTTATAAAATACTGATTTTACTGATTTCTAGTATCTAGAAAGAATTTTAATCCCCTTTATTGCCACCTATCCTTATTTACTCGACAGAGTGGCGAGACTACACAATCTTGACTTTGTCATGCAACACGTGCATCTGCCTTCTGTTCATGGCTCAAGTTGTGGAGCTGGATAGTCTCAAGGAATTATCAGACAAAACCACATACAGTTGTTAATTAAgcatatttattgagcacttgctATATTCAAGACTCATAAGAAGCATAGTATCTATCCCCTGTCACtcaaatattttgtaataatttttaatgatCAAACATAAAAAGAATGCTGATTTATAAAGTGCAAAGCAGTGTACAAAAGCCAGGaaaacatacatttcttttttttttttttttaggatatgtgtcttttttattattattattagtagtagtattttctttatttacatttcaaatgctatccctaaagttccctatacccccccccccaNNNNNNNNNNNNNNNNNNNNNNNNNNNNNNNNNNNNNNNNNNNNNNNNNNNNNNNNNNNNNNNNNNNNNNNNNNNNNNNNNNNNNNNNNNNNNNNNNNNNNNNNNNNNNNNNNNNNNNNNNNNNNNNNNNNNNNNNNNNNNNNNNNNNNNNNNNNNNNNNNNNNNNNNNNNNNNNNNNNNNNNNNNNNNNNNNNNNNNNNNNNNNNNNNNNNNNNNNNNNNNNNNNNNNNNNNNNNNNNNNNNNNNNNNNNNNNNNNNNNNNNNNNNNNNcctcacaagagtccgcaatatcagggtcccttcagcagaatcttgctggcatgagcattagtatctaggtttggtggctgatgatgggatggattcccgaatggggtagtctctggatagtccatcctttcatcttagctctaaatttgaAAACACACATTTCTAAAGGAGAAGGCAGTTGTGGGGACTTCTGCAAAGAGTTGAGGCTTTTCAACAGATCTCAAAAGTAGTGCGAAAGTCAAAGGGAGAAAGCCAGTTACTGTCTTCGGATGTTTGTGAACCTCCAGGCCAACTTGCTTGAATGATGGTATGGCTACTGGCTATAGTTGCTGTTGTAGTCTTAGCAGAATGGACAGTGCTTCAAGCCTTGTAATATCTCTGTCATGTGGCAAATAAGTAGCCATTGCCATTCGTACATGGGTATATTGTTTAGCAGATTATCCCACACAAGATTAAAAAGACTCTTACACCAATATTGGAATGTCAGCACATATGCCACTAGACTTGCCTGTCTGGCATTCCTTCAAACATAAAGTCTATCTCTTTTATCAAAATCAaatctctgtgttaattccctTAAGGTACAAGAGATTTCTGTTATGCCTGACAGGGTTTAAGCTGCATGTAGCATATGTTGCCGGGAAAATGTTTATAATTGCAGATGCCTTCTCCAGAAACCCACTGGCAGACAAATGTTCTGTAGAGACTGGTGAGCacaggaagctaggaaagggagCTGGAAAAGTTAGCCTACCATCTTCCATCTGCACAAAGGATCAGCTGTAATAGCTGACTAGAGTTGATTAACTGCTGCAAGCTGTTTGGGACTGTTGTCAGACAAGATTTTGCCAAATATAAAAGTGATATACCAGCGCCAGAGGGCTGGGGTCTGATGATCACATATGGCCACCACATATTCTTCATCCACCCATGAATGATGACACACCGTGACCAGATGCTTGGCATGAGTACGTGTCCTACTGTTCAATAAATAGACTTAAGACCTCATGAGCTACTGTTTTAAACGCAGTACATTTTCCCAAAACATAcctttgttaatatttttcagaaaattttcataaattgtaAGTATTTTACTTCTAGTGAGCATAACTTACTCATTCTCTACTAAAGGAACATGGGCTTACTTTAAGCCTTTTTGTACAAAAAGAAGAGGGAGCGTTTCTTTTCTGTTAAATGACTTTGTGctaactttttattgaaaataatttttttcctcacaaaatATATCCTGGTTATGGTTTTTCCCACCCTCTACTCCTCCAAGTTCCATTCCATCCCCGCTCCCTTCTGTATCCACCCCCTATATGTTCTCCATTAGAAAACTAACAGTCTTCTAAGGGATTATAATTCAATATGATGTGATATGATCATGAAAAAACAAGCACATAGgaatttgaaacaaacaaacaaacagaagaaaaagagccttagagaaggcacaagaagcagagacccacGCATTTTCACACTTggaatctcataaaaaaaaaaaaaaaaaaaaaccattaaactggaagccatatcataaatacaaagaagatattgtgtgtgtgtgtgtgtgtgtgtgtgtgtgtgtaaaatgtttttaaaaggggACATGGGGATATCCCTGACAGGACATGTTAGACAAGGAACTCCACTGAGTTCATTCTCTCTTGGCTCTGTACTACTGGGCATGCTGCCTCCCTTAAGATTAGTTTGCTTtctcagtgagactcccttggaggaaactagATTTTGATTTGCAAATGGCTATCAACTGGAGAACACTTCCAGGATTGGGATGGGGACATGTGTCTAATTCTCCTTTGAGCTCTAGGGCAGCACCTGGTGCAGGCCCATGCAGACCCTGAGCACACTGTTTAGTCTCTGTGCGTTCCTATGTGTGTTGGACATGGTTCATTTAGGGGCCTTGTCTCCTTGGTGGTGTCCGTCTCTGccggctcttacactctttctgtttcttcctcgataggattccctgagccctgagcagAGGGATTTGATTGAaatatcccatttagggctgaatattccaaggtctcttactctctgcgtgtctggctgtgggtctcttctgtatttgttcctgCTTGCTGCAGGaggaacttctctgatgatgggtGATTAAAGAACTGATCTAAACAAGTCAGAATGTCATCATGAATCACTTTATtgctctgttgttgttttttgtgttttgtgttttttggttgtttgttttaagaacagTAGTGCTTGATTTTaccttaggtctctgggctatctagtctcaagttcttggtcacccaagatGTTGGATACTTACCATAACTCAGACACTGTAAGCCTGCCCTCGGGGATCCATGGCTAACTTGATTCTTCTCAGAGCTAATGACCACATTCTATctttctgaagttgtttttcccttctttgctcatctctctccattttctgcaaGGAAACAGAACTCCTGCCATACACTCAAAATTTATTCCCCATAAAACTGCTTTGTCATTATTGCTGATATGATGTTATATCAAGATCTATATCAAGTTATAGATGACTTCCATAAGAAATATTtacctttataaaaaaaaaaaaaggtcacattGTATTCTTTCATCAGTGATAAGACAATAAGAGGAAATGTTCTACCTCACCTCAGGATATACAAGGAAAATGAACGAACAAAACACAACCTCAAATTTCCTGGAGTTGTGGATTGACAATCAATACCATACGCTATCAAAAATTGCCTTGTCTTAAAGATTCCTGCCGACTTTACATATATGATTAGAGAATACAGTGAAAACAACTTCAAGTTGGGATCGAAAATGAAGTATTAGAAATGCAGTGATCAGCACTTCAGTAAAGGCTGAAGATTTGGTGTTCATGGGGCTAGGAGTAGAGAGGATTAAactacaaatataaacaaatgaggctggtctcaagcaaatattttatatttcatttgcaAAGGTAATATATGGGCTGGTAAGATAGCTTGGGGGTAATGATCATCCTCTGTAAGCCTAGCAACACGAATTCCACCCCCAGAGTCCacataaagaacagaaacaacccCTAAATTGTGTCCTCTCACTACCACATGAGCACTATGGTATGTGCAGCATACATCACCCTCACAAACACACCCAATAATAGCCAATAAATACCTGAGCAGCAATTTAAATGacatacttcatttttaattaccTAGGCCAAAGGTTGTGGCTGATATTTGATGCCAGAACACTTTTTTTGCTTCAGTTGACTTCCTGTTGGTATCtgacagttttttgttttccttggtcTGAGAATTAGGATAAAAATTACAACTCTTTATAAAATATCATCTTTCAGCTTAAATAGATATTGATTCCATGAAAGCACGGTACCACCTGAAGGGGTCAGTGGAAAAACAGGGACTAGAAGAAGCGGGATGCCCAGCATTCATCCTGTGGCTTCATTTCCTCAGAAAAGGTGTgaggacattttaaaatgtcttctccAGGCTTGATAGAcacaccagtgtaggggaatggagggaggggagacaggagtggatgggtgggtggaagaacaccctcatagaagcaggtggagggggggtgggatagggatTTTTCAGGAGGGGGTGGACCAGGTAAagagataacacttgaaatgtaaataaataaaaaaaataaataataaaataaaataatgttttctccatttttgtccacacacaattttaaaatattctcccGATAGTTTGTAGTCCCAGCTCCCGTCTTCATTGTCACAAACACTCTTGCTCTTCTCGCTGTTGGAACTTTTTTGCCTTTGGACTTTGAATAAGAGTTCTGTAAGTTACTAGTTGAACAACAACATTTGAGGAAGACAGCTCACGCAGCCTATAAACAAGGCACGGTCTCATAGAAGAATTATAGGGTCATGACTTGAGTAGTGAATTTTTCATTACCTAATTTGGTCTTTGGTCTTCTTACACATGGTGGGTGTTCagaatgttttaatgaaaatgacaGGCTTCCTGTTGCATAGAGAGGGCTGCGATGGAATGGTTCTCACGTCTTTGTGTCATCCTTTGCAGCTGGACCTGATCATCATCCATCAGCAGGTGGAGCTTCTTGGGAGTAAGTACAGCAGATTCTGCATTTATTAAAACTTCTGCAAAGGCTTTCGTGTTCAGAAGATTCCTTACATCGACACTGTTATAAGCAATGTATAGAATTAGATCAAATGATTGCTAGACTTATTTTTTAAACCAAAtctaaatgtattaattttaaagaaagtataaatatgaaaataagtcTTTGATAACagtgacatttaaattttaataaacttaATCTTAAAGTGGTAAGCAATAATTAATACCCCACAGATAGTAATCACTAAAATCCCTTAACATTCTAATAAGGGAAATCACAGTTGAGGGCATATTAAAATTTCATCGACACAAATGCTATTGTTTCCTTACTTCCCAGTTGACTCAACAAAATATTCACACGGTTTATCCATAGGAAAATGTGTAAGGATGATTAATTTAATTTCCAATTGCTTGAGTGCTTTCTGTTTATAAGATCTTATATTACTCCAATATATGTCAGAATAAAAGTAGTTGGCCAGCAGTACTACTGTGGATGTTAAGAGAAATTGTAGATACAGTAATAAATGCCACTGTGAATTGTCCCAATAACTtgcagaaaaataatagaattattATCTGAGCAATGAGTCCATCCTTACACAATATGTCCTATGGTTGAAAGGTGGTGGACCGTGTTTGTTCATAGTTCTAGAATAAATTTAGCCGTTAGTTTTGGTCCCAGACTTTGCTTTGATTTCTGAGGCTATGTCATCAAAGTTTAGAACATGGAAACAGATGTGAATGAAGCTGAGACTATGAGCTCAGTAACTCTGCCATGACTCTATGTTCTATTAATACCCCTTGACTTTTGACATGTGGTGATACCAATCAAAGCATGTCTTCATAAGATGTGTTTCGCGACAGTGATCCTCGGCACTGAGACCTCCAACAAATATGAGATCAAAAACAGCTTGGGACAAAGAATTTACTTTGCGGTGGAAGAAAGCATCTGTTTTAATCGTAATGTGTGTTCCACGCTGCGAGCCTGCACCCTGAGGATCACAGACAACTTGGGTCGAGAGGTGATTACAGTGAACAGGCCCCTAAGGTGTAACAGCTGTTGGTGCCCTTGCTACCTGCAAGAGGTTGGTCACTGCCCCTCAgcatctttcctttttaagattatTCCTTTACACGGCACTCATCTGGAACTACAAGACAGTAAGCCTTACAGTTGTTTGaatttatatcttcctttttaGGGTAAGGAAAACCTGAAGATTTTGTGAGTCACTGTTTCCATTTGTAACTTGAAACTATGGTAGCTACCATAGGATTAAACGGTAAAAACAGCTCATGTCTCCTGGCTTGTGTATTACCCAAATCATTATAATGGCTACAGTTCTTACCACTACACAAATGCAGTCATCTTCAATAGTAGCAATGCCAGGAGAGGCCATGGCACTTAACCTTGTCCACTGTGTCCTCTTCCCTGTGTGTTATTATACTCAGAATGATACCGAGCATTTGCACATTTAATAAACCCATGGCACTCAACAGagtgactttattttaaaacataattgaTTGTCATTGTTAGTAGAATTGTAATAACTCTCATTGATGTAGACTCA contains:
- the Plscr5 gene encoding phospholipid scramblase family member 5 isoform X2, which codes for MASKESQNQKPRGLPGSLPPATNPDQSSREVSSNPRKQARQQPDTSQPSSFLPTLDLIIIHQQVELLGMILGTETSNKYEIKNSLGQRIYFAVEESICFNRNVCSTLRACTLRITDNLGREVITVNRPLRCNSCWCPCYLQELEIQAPPGTIVGYVAQKWGPFQPKFTIQNANKEDILKIVGPCATCGCFGDVDFEVKTVDEKVTIGKISKYWSGFVNDVFTNADNFGIHVPADLDVTLKAAMIGACFLFDFMFFEHSLAGL
- the Plscr5 gene encoding phospholipid scramblase family member 5 isoform X1 codes for the protein MASKESQNQKPRGLPGSLPPATNPDQSSREVSSNPRKQARQQPDTSQPSSFLPTATLPPGLEYLSQLDLIIIHQQVELLGMILGTETSNKYEIKNSLGQRIYFAVEESICFNRNVCSTLRACTLRITDNLGREVITVNRPLRCNSCWCPCYLQELEIQAPPGTIVGYVAQKWGPFQPKFTIQNANKEDILKIVGPCATCGCFGDVDFEVKTVDEKVTIGKISKYWSGFVNDVFTNADNFGIHVPADLDVTLKAAMIGACFLFDFMFFEHSLAGL